A single genomic interval of Nostoc commune NIES-4072 harbors:
- a CDS encoding biotin--[acetyl-CoA-carboxylase] ligase gives MGFNLQNLEAALKAGRKYTYLPFSLHFFESVSSTNQTLWNLLNQGAISGTVVIATVQSAGRGQWGREWISPVGGLYVSVAICLDHKIEATDSYQLTFATAWGIASQLRQCGVDVGIKWPNDLVLNGRKLGGILTETKVNKGQITQAVIGVGINWTNPVPETGINLESWQASQDFRAICCLEMLTSKVLLGIESGMECLYQEGVKVLLSHYLDLLINMGDRVYVNNLSGKVVGVTSQGNLRVDLETHDTKGLITPEIYIEPGTISLGYHKSSV, from the coding sequence GTGGGATTTAATTTGCAAAACTTGGAAGCAGCCTTGAAAGCAGGGCGTAAGTATACATATTTACCATTTTCCCTCCACTTTTTTGAAAGTGTCTCTTCAACAAATCAAACCCTCTGGAACTTACTCAACCAAGGGGCAATTTCAGGAACAGTAGTAATCGCCACTGTACAATCTGCTGGACGGGGACAATGGGGCCGTGAGTGGATTTCTCCGGTTGGCGGATTATATGTTTCCGTAGCGATTTGTTTAGACCACAAAATAGAGGCTACTGACAGCTACCAGCTAACTTTTGCTACTGCTTGGGGAATTGCGTCTCAATTGCGCCAATGCGGTGTAGATGTTGGGATAAAGTGGCCCAACGATTTAGTTTTAAATGGTCGCAAACTAGGCGGCATTTTGACAGAAACCAAAGTAAACAAAGGACAAATCACTCAAGCAGTAATTGGTGTTGGTATTAACTGGACAAACCCAGTACCAGAAACTGGAATCAATCTGGAATCGTGGCAAGCTTCTCAAGATTTCAGAGCAATTTGTTGTCTGGAAATGCTCACCTCTAAAGTCTTGCTAGGAATAGAATCCGGTATGGAGTGCCTTTACCAAGAAGGAGTAAAGGTACTCTTGTCTCACTATTTAGATTTGCTTATAAATATGGGCGATCGCGTCTACGTCAACAATCTTTCAGGTAAAGTAGTTGGGGTGACTTCTCAAGGAAATTTACGAGTTGATTTAGAAACACATGACACAAAGGGACTAATTACACCGGAAATTTATATTGAACCCGGTACAATCAGTTTGGGGTACCATAAATCTTCCGTTTAA